AGTTCTCGCACAAGGCGTGGGACGAAAAGGAGCTGGGCGGCGTTCAGTTCCCCATCCTCTCGGACTTCAACAAGGAGATTTCAAACCGCTACGGCATCCTCGACGACCGCGTGAACGCGGCGCAGCGCGGCACCTTCATCATCGACCCCGAGGGCATCCTGCGCTATTACGTCGTAAGCGACCTCGGCATCGGCCGGAGCGTTGCCGAGACGCTGCGCGTCCTGAAAGCCCTTCAAACCGGCGAGATGTGCCCCGCCGAGTGGGCGCCAGGCGAGAAGACGCTCGGCAAATAGCAAGCCGGTTG
The DNA window shown above is from Acidobacteriota bacterium and carries:
- a CDS encoding peroxiredoxin, whose protein sequence is MVKVGKKAPEFSVAAYDSGDFRTVSLTDYKGKWVVLFFYPLDFSALCPTEVTAFNKHLDEFRKLNAEVVGASVDSKFSHKAWDEKELGGVQFPILSDFNKEISNRYGILDDRVNAAQRGTFIIDPEGILRYYVVSDLGIGRSVAETLRVLKALQTGEMCPAEWAPGEKTLGK